One window of the Candidatus Kinetoplastibacterium desouzaii TCC079E genome contains the following:
- a CDS encoding rubredoxin, translating into MRTWICLVCGWIYDENVGCPEEGIAPKTKWDDVPPNWVCPECGARKEDFELMEF; encoded by the coding sequence ATGCGTACTTGGATTTGTTTAGTATGTGGGTGGATATATGATGAGAATGTAGGTTGTCCAGAAGAAGGGATAGCTCCAAAGACAAAATGGGATGATGTTCCGCCTAATTGGGTTTGTCCAGAGTGTGGAGCAAGGAAGGAAGATTTTGAACTAATGGAATTTTAG
- a CDS encoding S41 family peptidase — MSLLITTCCLVIVFFNVRSTILTQNSCSLLSLEQLNQFNKAFSIIKNNYIENIDDDVMINNAISGMLSNLDPHSSYLGDDEYSYIQSVTCGEFGGLGIEVSIDKGILKVISAIEGAPAYKSGILSGDHIIKIGNTLTQGMTLNDSIRMMRGDSGSSVILTISRKGYEKPITFKICRDIIKINSVRGNIIRENILYLRIKHFQEKTVEEILEQLNKITNSSKIFNGLILDLRDNPGGLLSSAVEVSGIFLPQNTLIVSTHGRAINSSYDYFSYSDEYYSMFCKEWRDFLKNTPMIVLVNSGSASASEIVAGAMQDHNRAKILGDRTFGKGSVQTILPLSDSSAIKLTTSRYFTPQGKSIQARGIYPDYRVSDSRQENIFIKREVDLKSHLYNSQEMLLDNNVEDNLYLGDFFDLGNKHDLQLTKAINIISGLQLEEF, encoded by the coding sequence TTGAGTCTATTAATAACAACATGTTGTCTTGTTATTGTGTTCTTTAATGTTAGATCTACTATTTTAACCCAAAATAGTTGTAGTTTATTATCACTAGAACAACTTAATCAATTTAATAAGGCTTTTTCTATTATAAAAAATAATTATATAGAAAATATTGATGATGATGTAATGATAAATAATGCAATTTCTGGAATGCTATCTAACTTAGACCCTCATTCTTCTTATTTAGGAGATGATGAATATAGTTATATTCAATCAGTTACTTGTGGAGAGTTTGGAGGTCTTGGTATTGAAGTAAGTATTGATAAAGGTATTCTAAAAGTTATTTCTGCCATAGAGGGAGCTCCAGCTTATAAATCTGGAATATTATCTGGTGATCATATAATAAAGATTGGAAATACTTTAACTCAAGGAATGACTCTAAATGACTCTATCAGGATGATGAGAGGAGATTCTGGGTCATCAGTTATTTTGACTATTAGTAGGAAAGGTTATGAGAAACCTATAACTTTCAAAATATGTCGCGATATTATCAAAATTAATAGTGTTCGTGGCAATATTATAAGAGAAAATATTCTTTATCTAAGAATTAAACATTTTCAAGAAAAAACAGTTGAGGAAATTTTAGAACAATTAAATAAAATTACTAATAGTAGTAAAATATTTAATGGACTTATTCTAGATTTAAGAGATAATCCTGGAGGTCTTCTTAGTAGTGCTGTAGAAGTATCAGGTATATTCTTACCACAGAATACATTGATAGTTTCTACTCATGGACGAGCGATTAATTCATCTTATGATTACTTTTCATACTCAGATGAATATTATTCTATGTTTTGTAAAGAGTGGAGAGATTTTTTAAAAAATACTCCTATGATAGTACTAGTAAATTCTGGTTCTGCATCAGCTTCAGAGATAGTAGCTGGTGCTATGCAAGATCATAACAGGGCAAAAATTCTTGGAGATAGAACTTTCGGTAAAGGTTCTGTGCAGACAATTTTACCATTAAGCGATTCAAGCGCTATTAAATTAACTACATCTAGATATTTTACTCCTCAGGGAAAATCAATCCAAGCAAGAGGTATATACCCTGATTATAGGGTTTCAGATAGTAGGCAGGAAAATATTTTTATAAAAAGAGAGGTGGATTTAAAAAGTCACTTATATAATAGCCAAGAAATGTTATTGGATAATAATGTAGAAGATAATTTATATTTAGGAGATTTTTTTGATTTAGGCAACAAACATGATTTACAACTCACAAAAGCTATTAATATTATATCTGGTTTACAATTAGAAGAATTCTAA
- the secB gene encoding protein-export chaperone SecB, which produces MKSEPKFTLQRIYLKDLSIEMPHAPNIFIEMDKYTIDVNIKVDTQKLSEHIFESSITATVQSTTKEKILYIIEATQSGIFEFLNIPQEQIDILLSTQCYSIIYPYLRANISDLISRTSLPALTLEELDFNYLYKNYKNNE; this is translated from the coding sequence ATGAAATCAGAACCAAAATTTACCTTGCAACGTATATATTTAAAAGATTTATCTATAGAAATGCCTCATGCTCCAAATATTTTTATAGAAATGGATAAATATACAATCGATGTTAATATAAAAGTAGACACTCAAAAACTTTCTGAACATATATTTGAATCCAGCATTACTGCCACAGTACAATCAACAACAAAAGAAAAAATTCTATATATTATAGAAGCTACACAATCTGGAATTTTTGAATTCTTAAATATACCACAAGAACAAATAGATATATTACTAAGCACTCAATGCTATTCAATAATATATCCTTACTTAAGAGCAAATATATCAGATCTAATATCTCGCACATCACTACCAGCTCTAACATTGGAAGAATTAGATTTTAATTATTTATATAAAAACTATAAAAACAATGAATAG
- the thiE gene encoding thiamine phosphate synthase, with translation MQNSKIPRGLYGITPEWDDIDKLIKAVYEASKGGMQILQLRRKKTSYDTIKKQAVELIKVCADLDVKLIINDFWKLALELGADGFHLGLEDCSIKDIEEKVKTGLIVGTSCYNDIERAKILVESGVDYIAFGAVFPSITKPLAPHVSLNILKTARSMININTPYSIVAIGGITVDKIPQIIESDIDNIAVINGLFESENIFNTAQKYSSAFNSTKKQNHDE, from the coding sequence ATGCAAAACTCAAAAATACCACGTGGATTATACGGAATCACCCCTGAATGGGATGACATAGATAAACTGATTAAAGCAGTATACGAAGCATCAAAAGGAGGAATGCAGATCCTACAACTCCGTAGGAAAAAAACTTCTTATGACACAATAAAAAAACAAGCGGTAGAATTAATTAAAGTTTGCGCTGATTTGGATGTTAAACTAATTATCAATGATTTCTGGAAACTTGCTTTAGAATTAGGCGCTGATGGATTTCATCTTGGATTAGAAGATTGTAGTATAAAAGACATAGAAGAAAAAGTTAAAACCGGCCTCATAGTTGGAACCTCCTGCTATAATGATATCGAGAGAGCAAAAATATTAGTAGAATCAGGAGTAGACTACATAGCCTTTGGAGCTGTTTTTCCATCAATTACAAAACCATTGGCTCCTCATGTTTCTTTAAATATATTAAAAACAGCAAGAAGCATGATTAATATTAATACACCTTACTCCATAGTAGCCATAGGAGGCATTACTGTTGACAAAATCCCTCAAATTATAGAATCTGATATAGATAATATAGCAGTTATTAACGGACTTTTCGAATCAGAAAATATTTTTAATACAGCTCAGAAATATTCTTCCGCTTTCAATTCTACAAAAAAACAGAATCATGATGAATAA
- a CDS encoding HesA/MoeB/ThiF family protein, giving the protein MNDQQLMRYARNILLEEYGFEKQKIVMNSHVLIVGLGGLGSSAAMYLASCGIGKLTLIDKDEVDISNLQRQIIHNTNNIGMSKVLSAQKTLSSLNPEVSVSAICQEANEDVLNKIIMDVDLVLDCSDNFTTRYLINRMCVEASKSLVSGAAIRFNGQVSVYDLKQIDSPCYNCLFPYEKNDLLESENCATTGVFSPLVGVIGSMQASESLKILANIGKTLVGRLVRFDLLNTDFKVSYFNRDSSCEVCSYRHK; this is encoded by the coding sequence ATGAATGATCAACAATTAATGAGATATGCGCGCAATATTCTCTTAGAAGAATATGGGTTCGAGAAGCAAAAAATAGTAATGAATTCACATGTGTTAATAGTTGGACTAGGAGGGTTGGGATCATCTGCTGCTATGTATTTAGCTTCTTGTGGTATTGGTAAACTTACTTTAATTGATAAAGATGAGGTTGATATTAGTAATTTGCAAAGACAAATTATACATAATACTAATAATATAGGGATGTCAAAAGTATTATCAGCGCAAAAGACTTTATCGAGTCTTAATCCTGAGGTGAGTGTTAGTGCTATTTGTCAGGAGGCTAATGAAGATGTTTTGAATAAAATTATTATGGACGTGGATCTAGTATTAGATTGTTCTGATAATTTTACAACTCGTTATTTAATAAATAGGATGTGTGTTGAAGCAAGTAAGAGTCTTGTTTCGGGAGCTGCAATACGTTTTAATGGACAGGTTAGTGTTTATGATTTAAAGCAAATAGATAGTCCTTGTTATAATTGTCTTTTCCCGTATGAGAAGAATGATTTATTAGAATCTGAAAATTGTGCTACTACTGGAGTATTTTCTCCTTTGGTTGGTGTTATAGGTAGTATGCAAGCATCAGAGTCTTTAAAAATATTGGCAAATATAGGTAAAACTTTAGTAGGAAGACTAGTGCGTTTTGACTTGTTAAACACAGATTTTAAGGTTTCCTATTTTAATAGAGATAGTAGTTGTGAAGTTTGTTCATATAGACATAAATAA
- a CDS encoding symmetrical bis(5'-nucleosyl)-tetraphosphatase: MSKENVWIIGDVQGCYCHLKKLLSQNEIAQNSNSQLWFAGDIVNRGSDSLKTIEQIMNLGNRATCVLGNHDINLLAIFAGIKEVSKSDTLADILNSPNINNIIEWLRFKPLAHFEYNCLMVHAGVIAQWDIKKTISLASEVEELLRSPHWKYHIKKLFNNRNTAWSDNLTGEERINTIANALTRIRFCNPDGSMNFTQKKSPEKLKNKQLIPWFNLENRATKNNTIVFGHWSSLGLMIKNHIICLDTGCVWGKYLTAMRLHDRKIIQISCKDLQKNS, encoded by the coding sequence GTGAGTAAAGAAAATGTATGGATAATTGGAGATGTTCAAGGATGCTATTGTCATCTCAAGAAATTATTATCACAAAATGAAATAGCGCAAAATTCCAATTCACAATTATGGTTTGCTGGAGATATAGTCAACCGTGGATCAGATTCACTAAAAACCATTGAGCAAATAATGAATTTAGGCAATAGAGCCACATGCGTACTTGGTAATCATGATATAAATTTATTAGCTATTTTCGCTGGAATAAAAGAAGTATCAAAATCAGATACATTAGCTGATATTCTCAATTCCCCAAATATTAATAATATTATTGAATGGCTTAGGTTTAAACCATTAGCTCATTTTGAATATAATTGTTTAATGGTACATGCCGGAGTTATAGCACAATGGGATATAAAAAAGACAATATCACTCGCATCTGAAGTAGAAGAATTATTAAGAAGTCCTCATTGGAAATATCACATAAAAAAGTTATTTAACAACAGAAACACTGCATGGTCAGATAACCTAACAGGAGAGGAAAGAATTAATACAATAGCTAATGCACTTACTAGAATTAGATTTTGTAATCCTGATGGCAGCATGAACTTTACTCAGAAAAAATCTCCTGAAAAATTAAAAAATAAACAGCTTATCCCATGGTTTAATTTAGAAAATAGAGCCACAAAAAACAATACTATAGTATTTGGGCATTGGTCATCTTTAGGACTTATGATTAAAAATCATATCATATGCTTAGATACAGGTTGTGTCTGGGGTAAGTATTTAACTGCAATGAGACTACATGATAGGAAAATCATACAAATATCCTGCAAAGACCTACAAAAAAACAGCTAG
- a CDS encoding rhodanese-like domain-containing protein: MSFIEFIADPKNIFFATTALLTGTYLIILSFNKNTLGLSTSQSIKLINSKHAMIVDFRSENDFKHHHIPQSKNISLNEIDVSFKKINKEKYIVILSSNDKDSENIVNKMQKIGFINSYYLIGNIDSWINDGLPVITYKDRK; this comes from the coding sequence ATGAGCTTTATAGAATTTATAGCTGACCCAAAGAATATTTTTTTTGCTACAACTGCCCTTCTTACTGGAACCTATCTCATTATATTAAGCTTTAATAAAAATACTCTAGGACTAAGTACTTCTCAATCTATAAAATTAATTAACAGCAAACATGCTATGATTGTAGATTTTAGATCAGAGAATGATTTTAAACATCACCATATCCCACAATCTAAAAATATTTCTTTGAATGAAATAGATGTAAGCTTTAAAAAAATTAACAAAGAAAAATATATAGTAATATTAAGTTCTAATGATAAAGATTCAGAAAACATAGTTAATAAAATGCAGAAAATAGGCTTTATAAATTCCTATTATCTAATAGGTAATATAGATTCATGGATTAATGATGGTCTACCAGTAATCACATATAAAGATAGAAAATAA
- the obgE gene encoding GTPase ObgE, protein MKFVDEVTIEVIAGKGGDGVASFRREKFIPKGGPNGGDGGRGGSIIVISDYNINTLVDFRYKRIFRAKNGENGRGSDQNGAAAENIILTVPIGTIIKDLETKDLIADLKNHGDKIILAKGGEGGLGNLHFKSSINRAPRQFTKGIEGETKKVQLELRVLADVGLLGLPNSGKSTLISKISNAKPKIAEYPFTTLYPNLGVVRISESNSFTVADIPGLITGASKGAGLGHLFLRHLTRAKILLHIIDISSINLENNNINKILQDYKDINKELNEYNNDLANKPRWLVLNKMDLIPHENINNLEKNIKNKLEWNNPIFTISSITKEGVNNLLYALQSYINKNKTSSK, encoded by the coding sequence ATGAAATTTGTAGATGAAGTAACTATTGAAGTAATTGCAGGTAAAGGTGGCGATGGAGTAGCTAGCTTTAGAAGAGAGAAGTTCATCCCTAAGGGAGGACCTAATGGAGGTGATGGCGGACGTGGTGGATCTATAATAGTTATATCAGACTACAATATAAATACCTTAGTGGATTTTAGATATAAAAGAATATTTAGAGCAAAAAATGGAGAAAATGGTAGGGGATCGGACCAGAATGGAGCCGCTGCAGAAAATATAATTCTCACAGTTCCAATTGGAACAATTATTAAAGATCTTGAAACTAAAGATTTAATAGCAGATTTAAAAAATCATGGAGATAAAATTATATTAGCAAAAGGTGGAGAAGGTGGATTGGGTAATCTACATTTTAAATCTAGTATAAACAGAGCTCCTCGTCAATTCACCAAAGGAATAGAAGGAGAAACAAAGAAAGTACAATTAGAATTAAGAGTGCTAGCTGATGTAGGATTACTAGGATTACCAAATTCCGGGAAATCGACTCTTATATCAAAAATATCAAACGCAAAACCTAAAATAGCAGAATATCCATTTACAACATTATATCCTAACCTAGGAGTAGTAAGAATTTCAGAATCTAATAGCTTCACTGTTGCGGATATCCCTGGACTTATTACAGGAGCCTCAAAAGGAGCAGGACTTGGTCATTTATTTCTAAGACATTTAACTAGAGCCAAAATTCTGTTACATATAATTGATATATCATCTATTAATTTAGAAAATAACAACATAAATAAAATACTACAAGATTATAAAGATATAAATAAAGAATTAAATGAATACAATAATGATTTAGCAAATAAACCAAGATGGCTTGTTCTAAACAAAATGGATCTAATACCACACGAAAATATCAATAACCTAGAAAAAAATATAAAAAATAAACTTGAATGGAACAACCCAATTTTTACCATTTCTAGTATAACAAAAGAAGGCGTAAATAATTTACTATACGCCCTTCAATCTTATATCAATAAAAATAAAACATCCTCAAAGTAA
- a CDS encoding DUF3460 family protein: MANIYESEITVFLNAFKKAHPEIELKQKIGRSILWDKSIDLVLKKDFDSVRIPQKSYVYQTD, from the coding sequence ATGGCAAATATATATGAATCAGAAATAACTGTTTTTTTAAATGCTTTTAAAAAAGCACATCCAGAGATAGAATTAAAACAAAAAATAGGTCGTTCTATATTATGGGATAAATCTATAGATTTGGTTTTAAAAAAAGATTTTGATTCTGTTAGGATTCCACAAAAATCTTATGTGTATCAAACAGATTAA
- the rpmA gene encoding 50S ribosomal protein L27: MAHKKGGGSTRNGRDSESKRLGVKIFGGQQITAGSIIVRQRGTKFHPGINVGVGRDHTLFALKNGVVQFNVKGLLKKQIVSVLCQ, translated from the coding sequence ATGGCACATAAAAAAGGCGGTGGGTCAACCCGTAATGGACGAGATTCAGAATCGAAACGATTAGGCGTTAAAATATTTGGGGGGCAACAAATTACAGCTGGCTCTATAATAGTTCGTCAACGTGGCACTAAATTTCATCCAGGCATTAATGTTGGAGTAGGCAGAGATCATACTTTGTTTGCTCTAAAAAATGGAGTAGTACAATTTAATGTGAAAGGACTACTAAAGAAACAAATAGTTTCTGTTCTATGCCAATAA
- the rplU gene encoding 50S ribosomal protein L21: MHAVIKTGGKQYKIAIGQKIKIEQIPADIGQEITLDQVLLVESNDQFKIGTPILSGANVKAKVLAQGQHDKIKIFKLRRRKHYQKHQGHRQRYTEIIINEINIE; encoded by the coding sequence ATGCATGCGGTTATAAAAACTGGTGGCAAGCAATATAAAATAGCCATCGGCCAAAAAATCAAGATAGAACAGATACCAGCCGACATTGGACAAGAAATAACACTTGATCAAGTGTTATTAGTAGAATCTAACGATCAGTTCAAGATTGGCACCCCTATTTTATCAGGAGCAAATGTCAAAGCCAAAGTTCTTGCACAAGGACAGCATGACAAAATAAAAATATTTAAACTCAGACGTCGTAAACATTACCAAAAACACCAAGGTCATAGACAGAGATATACAGAAATTATTATAAATGAAATTAACATAGAATAA
- the gpmA gene encoding 2,3-diphosphoglycerate-dependent phosphoglycerate mutase, protein MYKLVLMRHGESEWNAENRFTGWADVDLTALGRQQAINAGSLMKKDGYSFDVVYSSVLKRAIRTSWLALDSMNIMHTPIVLNWRLNERHYGNLQGLNKSSTAAKYGEEQVLIWRRSYDVAPDPLSIDDNRHPRFDSRYSKVELNDLPASECLKDTVQRVIPIWNNSISTAIRANKKVLIVAHGNSLRALIKYIDNISDENIMSLNIPTGQPLVYELNNDLIPVRNYYLGDLKEIEKSIQAVKSQGVV, encoded by the coding sequence ATGTATAAATTAGTTTTAATGCGACATGGTGAAAGCGAATGGAATGCAGAGAATCGTTTTACTGGATGGGCAGATGTTGATTTAACAGCACTAGGTCGACAACAAGCTATAAATGCTGGTAGTTTAATGAAGAAAGATGGTTATAGCTTTGATGTTGTTTATTCTTCTGTTTTAAAAAGAGCTATACGTACTTCATGGTTAGCTCTTGATAGTATGAATATTATGCATACTCCAATAGTTTTAAATTGGCGCCTTAATGAGAGGCATTACGGTAATCTTCAAGGTCTTAATAAGAGTAGTACAGCAGCTAAATATGGTGAAGAGCAAGTATTAATTTGGAGACGTTCTTATGATGTCGCCCCTGATCCTTTATCCATAGATGATAATAGACATCCGCGGTTTGATTCTAGATATAGTAAAGTTGAACTAAATGATCTTCCTGCATCAGAGTGTTTGAAAGATACTGTTCAAAGAGTTATTCCAATTTGGAATAATTCTATATCTACAGCTATTAGAGCTAATAAGAAAGTTTTAATTGTTGCTCATGGCAATAGTTTAAGAGCTTTGATAAAGTATATAGATAATATATCTGATGAAAATATCATGAGTTTAAATATTCCAACTGGTCAACCTTTAGTTTACGAGCTTAATAATGATCTAATTCCTGTTAGAAATTATTATCTTGGTGATCTTAAGGAAATAGAGAAATCTATTCAGGCTGTTAAATCTCAAGGGGTAGTCTAA
- the hemL gene encoding glutamate-1-semialdehyde 2,1-aminomutase, with product MMNNTEIFNKALEVIPGGVNSPVRAFLSVGGNPRFIEKASGAYMWDIEGKKYIDYVGSWGPAILGHAHPEVIKAVSESIKKGLSFGTPTKGEVDLAKILVSRIPSIDKIRLVNSGTEATMTAIRLARGYTKKNKIVKFEGCYHGHSDSLLVKAGSGLLTLGNPSSSGVPESFVNDTITLQYNNSSIVEEAFYKYGTDIACIIVEPIAGNMNMIKPKKEFLESLRFITTKYHSLLIFDEVMTGFRVGPQGAQGIFNISPDITTLAKVIGGGMPIGAIGGKKEIMKHLSPEGTVYQAGTLSGNPVAVAAGIKTLELIDEKDFYINLSNKTKKLTEGLQKIAKSMNLKVTSDYQGGLFGLYFCEKIPTSFEEASKCNHEMFKQFFNSMLNKGVYLSPSPFEAGFVSSAHTDEIIEQTLSIAEDSFKEIN from the coding sequence ATGATGAATAATACAGAAATTTTTAATAAAGCTTTAGAAGTCATTCCAGGTGGAGTAAACTCACCAGTTCGTGCATTTCTATCAGTAGGAGGCAATCCTAGATTTATTGAGAAGGCCTCTGGAGCTTATATGTGGGATATAGAAGGTAAAAAATATATTGATTATGTTGGCTCTTGGGGACCAGCTATTCTTGGACACGCTCACCCAGAAGTTATAAAAGCAGTGAGCGAATCTATAAAAAAAGGACTCTCGTTTGGAACTCCTACAAAAGGAGAAGTTGATCTAGCAAAAATACTAGTATCTAGAATACCATCTATAGATAAAATACGTTTGGTAAATTCTGGAACTGAAGCTACCATGACCGCAATACGCTTAGCTAGAGGATATACAAAAAAAAACAAAATAGTAAAATTTGAAGGTTGTTATCATGGACACTCAGATAGTTTATTAGTCAAAGCGGGGTCAGGATTGTTAACATTAGGTAATCCAAGCTCCTCTGGAGTTCCTGAAAGCTTTGTGAATGACACAATAACTTTACAATACAATAATTCTTCTATAGTAGAAGAAGCTTTTTATAAATACGGAACAGATATTGCATGCATTATAGTTGAACCAATTGCCGGCAATATGAATATGATAAAACCTAAAAAAGAATTCTTAGAATCATTACGATTTATAACTACAAAATATCACTCCTTACTAATATTTGATGAAGTAATGACTGGATTCAGAGTTGGACCTCAAGGAGCACAAGGAATATTCAACATATCGCCTGACATTACAACTCTCGCAAAAGTTATAGGAGGAGGAATGCCAATAGGGGCAATTGGAGGGAAAAAAGAAATAATGAAACATCTCTCTCCCGAAGGGACTGTTTATCAAGCAGGAACATTATCTGGGAATCCAGTAGCTGTAGCAGCTGGTATTAAAACACTAGAGTTGATAGACGAGAAAGATTTTTATATTAATCTCTCTAATAAGACGAAAAAACTAACAGAAGGATTACAAAAAATTGCTAAATCTATGAATTTAAAAGTAACCTCTGATTATCAAGGCGGACTCTTTGGTTTGTATTTTTGTGAGAAAATACCAACCTCATTTGAAGAAGCATCCAAGTGCAATCATGAAATGTTTAAACAATTTTTTAATTCTATGTTAAATAAAGGAGTATATCTTTCTCCTTCTCCTTTTGAGGCTGGGTTTGTATCTTCAGCACATACTGATGAAATCATTGAGCAAACTTTATCAATAGCAGAAGATTCTTTCAAAGAAATAAATTAA
- the panC gene encoding pantoate--beta-alanine ligase, producing the protein MIIVNSLEKIRDYLPKDGSIISFVPTMGSLHDGHLKLIEKARNISDYVVVSIFVNRLQFGPKEDFDKYPRSIESDIDILYKKSNVDLLFIPEEKDIYPQEQNFFVKIPAQIGESLEGKIRPGFFSGVCTVLLKFFSNILPNIVILGKKDYQQLTVVKNMCSQFLLPINIVGQETIRCSDGLAFSSRNTYLTKEEREEAPNLYRILSKLREEIISKKPHLLLSELFQMEEMAYVELQKRGWVTDYITVRTQDKLNTPNSDDIFSSSLVILGAAKLGSTRLIDNIEI; encoded by the coding sequence ATGATAATTGTTAATTCTTTAGAAAAAATACGTGATTATTTACCTAAAGATGGTTCAATAATTTCTTTCGTTCCCACTATGGGCAGTTTACATGATGGTCATCTGAAATTAATTGAGAAGGCAAGAAATATTAGCGATTATGTAGTTGTAAGTATATTTGTTAATCGTTTACAGTTTGGTCCTAAAGAAGATTTTGATAAATATCCAAGATCTATAGAATCAGATATAGATATTTTATATAAAAAGTCGAATGTTGATCTTTTGTTTATTCCAGAGGAAAAAGACATTTATCCGCAAGAGCAGAATTTTTTTGTGAAGATCCCTGCTCAAATTGGAGAGAGTTTAGAAGGGAAGATTAGACCTGGTTTTTTTTCAGGAGTTTGTACTGTACTATTAAAATTTTTTTCAAATATTCTTCCTAATATAGTAATTTTAGGTAAAAAAGATTATCAACAATTAACTGTTGTTAAAAATATGTGTAGTCAATTCTTATTACCTATAAATATCGTAGGTCAAGAAACAATTCGTTGTAGTGATGGCTTGGCTTTCTCATCTCGCAATACATATTTAACCAAAGAAGAAAGAGAAGAGGCTCCTAATTTATATAGGATTTTATCAAAATTAAGAGAAGAGATTATCTCTAAAAAACCTCATTTATTACTAAGTGAGCTATTTCAAATGGAAGAAATGGCTTATGTAGAATTACAAAAGAGAGGTTGGGTGACTGATTACATAACAGTAAGGACACAAGATAAGTTAAATACTCCTAATAGTGATGATATTTTTTCTAGTTCTTTAGTAATTCTTGGTGCAGCCAAACTAGGGAGCACCAGGTTAATTGATAATATAGAAATTTAA
- the ruvX gene encoding Holliday junction resolvase RuvX: MLQEVLLSFDYGTKKIGVGIGNTFSFIAKPLEIIFCKNNDFFARIGFLIKYWDVRMVIVGHSLDLDRKEQEITGLIYHFADQLIRRFGVKVEFVDESYSSIEAQQIVKNGNDDAIAAAIILQRYLDDLYFHGDFN, encoded by the coding sequence ATGCTTCAAGAGGTATTATTGTCGTTTGATTATGGCACTAAAAAGATTGGCGTCGGTATAGGGAATACTTTTAGTTTTATTGCAAAACCTTTAGAAATAATTTTTTGTAAAAACAATGATTTTTTTGCAAGAATAGGGTTTTTAATAAAATATTGGGATGTTAGGATGGTAATAGTTGGTCATTCTTTAGATTTAGACAGAAAAGAGCAAGAGATAACAGGATTAATATATCATTTTGCAGATCAGCTAATTAGACGTTTTGGTGTTAAAGTTGAATTTGTAGATGAGAGTTATTCTAGTATTGAAGCTCAACAGATAGTAAAAAATGGAAATGATGATGCTATTGCAGCTGCAATAATTTTACAAAGATATTTAGATGATTTGTATTTTCATGGTGATTTTAATTAA